Genomic DNA from Candidozyma auris chromosome 1, complete sequence:
CTCTGAATGCTTCATACGATACTGAGATCTGCTTGGCGTTGATCTTGTCGACTTCGAGGTCAAAGTATTTTAACACTGAATATGCTgcctcttcaaaagaggtccacttctctttcaaacTTTGCTGCACTTGTGCTTGCATGTCCCTGTGAGATTTCTTGGGAACAGACCCCACTATCAATAAAATAGCCAATATTTTAGCAAAATCGGAGgccttcaattgcaaactATTGATATCTATCTCATCGTAAGACTTAATCGTAGCACACGTGTCCCACTTGATCCTTCGTGCTGTAAGTGTGTCATCAAGCTCGTCCTCACGATCAGGTGGCGGCCTCACTGCTTCCACCACAAACTCGTCATCACCAGATGGACTCGAACTTTTCTCAGGATCAGATTCGGACTTCTCCACTGGTGGCGGATTGGCCCTACTTGAACTTGCAGCAAAGGCAATATATAGAAGTTTCAAGTAATCATACTTGTGGCCAAGAAGACGTCTTATTCTCCCCAGGAAAACAGCAGATGCGATGAGCAACCCCTTCAAGGTCAATGGCCACTCGACATTTTCAACCGAGTCTCGAAGGAACGGTAAACTCCCTAGAACAGTGAATGTGTCtgccaaaagcttgatcGCTTCATTGCAGCTCGTACTCAACTCTGTCACATCATTGGCCAAATGAAGGAGATGCGCCACTTGGGCATACGAAATTGCGGTTTCTCGATCATTGGCAGATGTGAGATCGAGACTCGAGGTTAATGTGGAGAGCTCCTCAGGGGAGAGGAGATGCACACATCGCAATTGAAAGAATCTCGTGATTTTTTCCTTTGTGAACAGCTCTAGTACGAGAACTTTTGCCGCTTCATCGGTGTTGTCTTGGCTAAACGTCTGGCCCATGCTCACAGTgaatcttgatgaagaagtggaGTGGTAGAGTGAGATTGCGAAAGGTGACACCAAAGGAGACTAGGCGCTGAGCTTTAACACCGGCATACTGAGAATAGCAAATCCTTACTTGAGGagaggaaaagaaattcCTTGCTCTGTGATATTGGTAATTAGCAAGTTTGAAATCATTTTTTCATATTATTGGTGCATTGTGAGAATAATTCGAttccaagagcttcttgcgtTTCTTAACAGATTTCGCATCAACCGTGCAAAATACGTTAGGTTCAATGAGCAACGATAAATTGTAAACTACATGTTCATATACTAAAAATTGTTACATTAAAGACGGTGATGCTATGGCAGCATTATCAAATTGCTTCGGGCTATGTGGATAATGATGAAATGTCAATCTAGCTGAAAAACTCGATCATGAAATGCTTGGCTCTCATTTCAAGGTCATAAACAAATTTTTTAATTCTGCCCATAACACTGGTAGGATGCAATACTTCCTCGTCCAAAGAGTCGGCACCGTGATATTTCTGATTGAGGGCAGACTGCTTCAAGAGCTGCCTAGTAAAGGAAAGGAACACTAATGCAAAGTACAACCTGATAGCGTTTGTGACGATAATCCCACTTACCGTCAAAAAGAGTTCTCTCTGAGGTGACGCAGACTGGGACAAATCTTCCGTCTCTTTTGGcgttgaacttgatgacCTGCGCATATAAGAAGAGTAGGATTGGGATTCGGAGGAAGCCATTCCGTCTCCGTAGCCCGTAGGGTTATTGTCGACTCTGCTGAACCAGAAGTATACAAAGTAAATTGTGTAGAGCAACCCAATGACCGTATCGATCAAATAAATTAGACATGCCAAGCTGGTCTTTCTCACGTTGGTGGCTCGATTGAGAATATTCGAAAGAGCCGAGATGTAAAATGGGAGTGTTAGGAACTGTAATAAATTGAAgagccattgccaaaagTTCAAATGATGTCCTGTCAATATCGATAACACACCGTAAGCTCCACCAGCCTTGTTTAATATGGCTACTGCGAGGATAAGCTCAACCCCAATATAAAGAGGGATCACGAAAACAAATTTCTATGGTTAGTAAATAAAATAAAGATATTGGCAGAAATCAAgctttgagcttctttgagtttcaaCATACCCCTGGTAGTACCCGGTCGAGTAGTTTTGGGTCCATGATCTATGCTTTGTACAATGTAGAGTGTTATCAGATGTTGTATTGAATGCGCATCGCTAGATACATGGTCTTCGCATAAAAAAGTAAGACCCTAACACAAGCGGATTGCAACCAGGAATATGGCAGATAGAGACCTTGAACAAAATATGAGCCATTTGGCTCTAAGTCTGTCGGATTCAGATAGTGATAGTGATATCGAGGGAGAAAACTTGTCGAACACAAGGACCATTACCGATAGAGGTGAGATAGTGGAAAAATATACCCTGGTGATCAATACCGAGCCCTTGAAGAAGGGACCTAAGACGACAAAGGATAAGGCTAATAGAGCTACGGTTGAACAAGTTTTGGATCCTAGAACGCTTAGATTCCTTGGCAAGATCATAAATAAGGGAATTATATCACGAATCAACGGCTGCATCTCCACTGGTAAAGAAGCCAATGTCTACCATGGTGACCATGAAGACCCTTCAGTGACCGATAGGGAGTACGCTGTGAAAATTTACAAGACCTCGATCTTGGTATTTAAAGATAGAGAGCGCTACGTGGACGGAGAGTTCAGATTTCGCAATACCAAGAACCAGAGCAATCCAAgaaagatggtgaaggTTTGGGCTGAAAAGGAATTcagaaatttgaaaagaCTACACTCAAATGGAATTCCATGTCCAGAACCCATCGAGCTTCGCTCTCACGTTTTAGTGATGGAATATTTGACTAAAGGCAATGCCCAGCCGTCTCCTAAACTTAAAGATCATCCTTTCAAAGATGTCGATGAGATCGTGTTTTATTACCAACAGATGCTCATCTACATGAGGAGAATGTATCAAAGGTGTCGACTTGTGCATGCAGATTTGAGTGAGTACAACTCCATCGTCCACAATGATAAACTTTATATTATTGATGTGTCCCAGTCCGTCGAGCCAGAACACCCTATGGCCCTTGACTTCTTAAGGATGGACATCAGAAATGTAAATGACTTTTTCTCTAGGAAAAAGATAAACGTTTATCCTGAAAGACTTCTATTCAAATTCATCACCGAGCCCGATTTAAATATGGAGAGCGAGGACGATTTGCAATTACGCGACTACTTGAATGGCTTCCCTCTAAAGAACGAACTCGAAGATGCCAATGTAGACGATGAGATCTTCAGGTCATTACACTTGGTGAGGTCCTTGAATAATCTCGATGAGCGGGATTTCGAGAAATTTCAGGAAGGTAAAGTGGACACGCTCATTGATCTAGTACCTAAAAATGAGGAAGaatcagaagaagagtcgGAATACTCatcagaggaagaagattcCGACGAATCATCCTCcgacgaagaagacgaaggcgaagacaagaagaagatgagaaaaaCAAGGGAGATGAAGGGGAAAAAGTTTGAAgacaaagaggaaaaaaaagctaGAAAACAAGCGGCAAAGGAAGCCAAGGCAGAGAAACGCAAGAGTAAAATGAAAAAACACgtaaagaagaagttggtaAACAAACGAAAGAATAACTAggaaagtttgagaataGCCCATTTGCATGTATTATATTTATAGTGAGTAACTCGAACGCAAACTCATCGAAATGGAAATTCGTATCTTGTTTTGCAATATTTTTGTGGCAATTTATAAGGACGAgttcttctgcttcaattCTAATTCACTTTTCTTTACTCAATCCAAATCATCATGGCAAAGATATTCAAAAATCGATCGCTTTTTAAGGccaaaaaatcagaaaCCGCCAAAAGtttttctgaagaagatctggAAGAGTCGTCTAAATCGTCCAGTGTCAAGAATCCAGAAGGACCGTTTATGAACCCAAATGACTCAGGTGGGTTGAACTCCCTCAAGAGACTTGGTCGAACCCCGTCCAGGAAAAGTGGCGATGCTTCAAGCTTGGACAATAACGTGCAAATTGAGAGCAAATTGGgcaagctcttcaacagACGTAACAACGAGACACAAAAGACTCAAGCAAACACCGAAGATAAGAATGAAACTACAGCGAACGAGAAGCCTTCGGGGCCAGATAGTCACATTGACCTTGTCAAGACCGACAACCCAGGCTACAACGTCTCTAATTCGCCACCTCCACTTGGAGTATTCAGTAAGCGACAAGAGAGAAGCAGTCAATCTTCGAGTTCCGAGGCTGAAGACCCCGGCATGCTTGAGAGACTGCTCAGTTTCTCCTTTGATCAAGATTACTTTTTGGATGCAGCGGACACACCAAGATTGGACCTCGTGTCGCTCGACAGCTTCCAAAACTCGATTCTCGAGGAGGATCGACCTTACATCCTTTGTCCATTCAAAAGGAATGAACCGTACTTCCCCTCCTGTGCCGTTTCTGACGAGGAtcccaaaaaaagttaTATGCTCACGAGGAACCGGATTTACAAAGGCAAGTGCACTAAGAAGGCTAGAAGTTTGTTTGGAAGGAGGATTACCAAAAAGAGCTCTCCTAAATCCCCCGCAGGTTCAGACGGTGATATGGAATCTCTCGGCAGTGAAAACAACAGCGATGGCGTGGGCGACGATACGACTCAGGAGAAATTGCACAAATCAGAGAGCACCACTACAGTGGACTACGGTAACGTCAAGGTTGAAGCTCGGGGAAAAAACACTTGCTTGATTATGAACTCGAAATTGTTCGAGGAGCGTGGAGAGGTTTTGATGCGTCTATTCGGAGACTCTAAATTCTCCGAGTTTGACGAGTCGTACGTCAAGTCAGTGGCCAGCGCATCAACCAAGCAATCCATCCTTCCAAATGAATCATATGAGGATATCGGA
This window encodes:
- a CDS encoding protein kinase RIO1; the encoded protein is MADRDLEQNMSHLALSSSDSDSDSDIEGENLSNTRTITDRGEIVEKYTSVINTEPLKKGPKTTKDKANRATVEQVLDPRTLRFLGKIINKGIISRINGCISTGKEANVYHGDHEDPSVTDREYAVKIYKTSILVFKDRERYVDGEFRFRNTKNQSNPRKMVKVWAEKEFRNLKRLHSNGIPCPEPIELRSHVLVMEYLTKGNAQPSPKLKDHPFKDVDEIVFYYQQMLIYMRRMYQRCRLVHADLSEYNSIVHNDKLYIIDVSQSVEPEHPMALDFLRMDIRNVNDFFSRKKINVYPERLLFKFITEPDLNMESEDDLQLRDYLNGFPLKNELEDANVDDEIFRSLHLVRSLNNLDERDFEKFQEGKVDTLIDLVPKNEEESEEESEYSSEEEDSDESSSDEEDEGEDKKKMRKTREMKGKKFEDKEEKKARKQAAKEAKAEKRKSKMKKHVKKKLVNKRKNN